The Terriglobales bacterium sequence ACAGGACGGCTGGGCAGCCTCCCTGGCCTGCAGCAGCCGGCCCAGGGAGAATGCTCTGGGAGAGCCGTAAAGTAACACAAACAAAGCCCTCACCCCAAGCAAATCGGCCCTCGGCAGGACCGGGGCGGGAATAAGGTAAAGGCCCACTTGCGCGCGCGGCAGAGCTGGAGTAAACAAAGAAGAATCCGTATGTCCAGCCTGCGTGTGCTGCTCGCCCTGCTGCTTCTGCTGTCGTTGTGCGCCTCCGCCGACGAGCGGCCATCCGCCGCCCGCCGCCAGGCCGCGAAGAAAACGAAACCTGCGACCAAAACCAAGCCCAAGGCCCCCAAGATCGAAGCTCCAAGCCCAGATTATTCGCAGGAGCCCTTCGTCTTCGAGCTTTACAAGCTCGCCTGGCGCTTCGAGAACGACGGCACCGGGACGCGGGAGCAGGTGGCCCGCATCCGGGTGCAGAGCGACGCCGGGGTACAGGCGCTGGGGCAGTTGGTCTTCGGCTACAGCACGGCCAACGAGCGCATGGAAGTGAAGTACGTGCGGGTGCGAAAAGCGGACGGCAAAGTCATGACTGCCGGCCCCGATGCCGCCCAGGACCTGCCCTCGCCCATCGAGCGCGAGGCGCCGGTGTACACCGACTTCCGCGAGAAGCACGTCACCGTCCCGGGGCTGCGTCCTGGCGAGATCCTGGAATACGACATCGTGACCACGATGCACACGCCGCTGGTGCCGGGACAGTTCTGGCTCTCCCATGATTTCGAGAAGCGAGCCATCATGCTGGACGAGCAGCTCGAGGTCGACGTCCCGCGCGGCCGTACCCTGACCTTGAAGACACAGCCCGGGTTCGAGCCCAAGACCGAGGACGTCGGCAACCGCCGCATCTACCGCTGGGCCAGCTCCAACCTGCAGCCGGAAAAGAAAGAAGAGGCCAAGAACCGGAGGAAGAAGACGGAGGGGGCCGACCGGCCGCCGGCGGTGCAGATGACCACCTTCTCGGGATGGGAGGAGCTGGGCAAGTGGTACGCGCAGATCGAGCGCGACCGGGTGGCGCCGACACCGGAGATCCGGGCCAAGGCGGAGGAGCTCACCAAGGGCAAGGCCACCGACCTGGAGAAGATCGAAGCGCTGTACGACTACGTGGCGACCAACTATCGCTATGTCAGCCTGTCGTTCGGGCTGGGCCGGCTGCAACCACACGCCGCCGGGGAGATCCTGGGCAACCAGTACGGCGACTGCAAGGACAAGCACACGCTGCTGGCATCGCTGCTGGCTTCCATCGGGATCCAGTCGGACGCGGTGCTCATCCATTCGCAACGCAAGCTGGATCCCGAGGTGGCGGCGCCCTCGCAGTTCGATCACATGATCACCGCCATCCCGCGCGGCGACGGGTACCTGTGGCTGGACACCACCACCGAAGTGGCGCCATTCCAACTGCTGCTGGCCAACCTGCGCAAGAAGCAGGCGGTGGTGATCGCGGAGGACGGCAGCACCCGGCTGGCGGAGACGCCCCCGGATCCGCCTTTTGTGAACCGCAGCGAGGCCACGGTCAACGGCAAGGTGAACGAACTGGGCAAGCTCGAAGCCCGGGTGGAGCAGCGCGTCCGCGGCGACCAGGAGTTCGTGATGCGCTTCCTGTTCCGGCGCACGCCGCGATCCAAGTGGGAGGAGCTGGCGCAACGGATGAGCGGCTGGTTCGGCTTGCAGGGCGATGTCAGCGACGTGGAAGCCACCGATCCGGCGAACACGAAACAGCCCTTCGAACTGAAATACAAGATCTCCGTGCCCAACTACGTGGACTGGTCGAGCAAGGAATCGCAGACCTACGTGTTCCTGCCGGTGATCACCGTCCCGGACCCGGGGCCGGACGCGGCCGAGTCCGCCGAGCCGATCAAGGTCGGGTCGCCGACGGAGATCGCGGTCAAGCTGCAGCTGGAGATCCCCGCGGCGTTCACCGTCCGCGCGCCGGTGCCGCTGAGCGTCACGCGGGATTACGGCGAATACCGGGCGCGGTATTCGGTCGAGGGAAACACTTTTCGCGCCGAGCGTGACCTGAAGATGCTGCAACGCGAGCTGGCCTCGAGCCGGGCCTCCGATTACATCAGCTTCCGCAACGTGATGCGAAAGGACGCCGAGCAGGCGGTGGCGGTGGAATCGAAGCTGGCAGGCGCTCCCGGTGCGCTGAAGGACGCAAAGGCCGACGAGCTGTACGAGGCCGGACTGGCGGCGTCCCGAAGCCAGAACTACGAAGTCGCGGCGCAACTGCTGAAGCGGGTGGTCGAACTCGAGCCCAAGCACAAGAGCGCCTGGAACGACCTGGGGCAGGTCTACACCGCCATGAACCGCCTGGACGACGGCATCCAGGCGCTGCAGAAACAGATCGAGGCGGAGCCTTTCCACTCGTACGCCTACAACAATCTCGGGCTGGTGTACTGGCGGCAGCAGAAATACGACGAGGCGGCCAAGGCGTTCCAGAAGCAGCTCGAGGTGAATCCGCTGGACGAATACGCCCACGGCAACCTGGGCTCGATGTACTGCGAGCAGAGCAAGTACAGCGAGGCGGTGTCGGAGCTGGAGACCGCCATCTCGCTCAAGCCCGATAACCCCAACCTGCGGGTCAGCCTGGGGCAGGCGTATCTCGGCCTGAACCAGCCGGACAAGGCCGTGGCGGCGTTTGACAAGGCGGTGGAGATGGCGCCCAGCCCGACCATCTGGAACAACGTCGCCTACCAGATGGCGGAGAAGGGCGCGAACCTCGACCGGGCACAGCAGTACGCGGAGTCGGCGGTGGCGGCGGTGGCTGCGTCCCTGCGGAACGTGAATCTCGACCACGTGAAGGTGCAGGACTCGGCGCTGGTGTCGGGGCTGGGGGCGTACTGGGACACGCTCGGGTGGGTCCACTTCAGGAAAGGCGATTTGGACAACGCCGAGAAGTACATCATGGCGTCGTGGCAGTTGATGCAGCACGGCGAGGTCGGCGATCACCTGGCGCAGGTCTACGCCAAGCGGGGCAAGAAAGAAGCGGCCATCCACCAGTATGCTCTGGCGCTGGCGGCGTTTCGTCCGCTGCCGGAGACCCGCGGGCGCCTGGCCGCGCTGCTGGGCGACGACAAGAAGGTCGATGCCGAGATCGCGAAGGCGAAACCCGACCTGGACGCGCTGCGTTCGGTGAGCGTCCCGGCCATCGGCAAGGAGGCCGCCCAGGCGGACTTCTTGGTCCTGCTCTCCGGCCCCAAAGCCGACCAGGTCAAGTTCGTGCGTGGCGACAACAAGCTGCAGGCGCTGGCGGAGGCGTTGCGCGGGGCCAGGTTCAACCTCCAGTTCCCCGACGACACCCCGACCAAGATCCTGCGCCGCGGAACGGTCTCCTGCGCCGCCGGCAAGAGCGAGTGCACCTTCACCATGGTCCCGCCGGACACGGTGAGCTCGGTGAATTAGTCGCCAGTCGTCAGTCGTCAGCAGGCTGCCGTGAGAGGCAGGACTGCTGCGCTGCTCTCCAAACATGACCTTGAGGACTAGAATTGGGCCATGGCTCAAGGCACACTCACCCAAGTCAAGGAATACGGATTCCTGCTCGACGGGCAGCTGGTGTCACGCGGCGATCCGGTCGAGGTGCACGCGCCCTATGACAAGGCGCTGATCGGGCGGACGTTCAACGCCACGCCCGCGGACCTGGAGCAAGCCATCCAGGCGGCGGTGCGCGCCTTCCAGACCACCCGACGGATGCCGTCGTTCGAGCGGCGCGACATCCTGAACCGCATCGCGCAGAAGATCCAGGAGCGGGCCGATGAACTGGCGCGGCTGGTGGCCCTGGAGGCGGGCAAGCCTATCCGGCTGGCGCAGGTCGAAGTGAAGCGCGCCGCCTTCACCTTCGCGGTGGCAGCGGAGGAAGCCACCCGCGTCCACGGAGAATGGCTGCCGCTCGACCTGATGGAGAGCGCCAGGGGGCGGTGGGGCATCGTGCGGCGCTTCCCGCTGGGGCCGGTGTCGGCCATCGTGCCCTTCAATTTTCCCATCAACCTGGCGGCGCACAAGATCGCGCCCGCGATCGCGGCCGGGTGCACCATGGTGCTGAAGCCGCCGCCGCAGGCGCCGCTCACTCCGCTGGTACTGGCGGAGATCATCCAGGGATCGGGGCTGCCGACGGGCGCGCTGAGCGTCCTGCCGCTGACCAACGAGGCTGCGGCGCCGCTGATCGCCGACGACCGCTTCAAGCTCCTGACCTTTACCGGCAGCACCGCCGCCGGCTGGATGATGAAGCAGAAGGCAGGGAAGAAGCGGGTGGTGCTGGAACTGGGCGGGAACGCGGGCGTGATCGTGCACAGCGACGCCGACCTGGAGCAGGCCGCCGACCGCTGCGTGGCCGGCGGCTTCGGCTACGCCGGGCAGACCTGCATCTCGGTGCAGCGCATCCTGGTGCAGCGCAGCGTGTGCCCTAAGTTCCTGGAGATGCTCATCCCGAAGGTGAGGGCGCTGAAGCTGGGCGATCCGCTCGATCCCAAGACCGACATCGGGCCCATGATCCGCGAGTCCGACGCGCATCGCGCCGCGGAATGGATCACGGAAGCCCTCGAGGGCGGCGCCAAGCTGCTGTGCGGCGGCAAGCGTCACGGCGCCATGCTGGAACCGACGGTGCTCACCGCAACCAGGCCCAGCATGAAGGTGAACTGCCAGGAGGTGTTCGCGCCGCTGGTCACCGTCGAGCCCTACGACAAGTTCGAGGAGGCGGTGGACATCGTCAATGATTCGCCCTACGGCCTGCAGGCCGGGGTCTTCGCCCGCGATTCCGCACTCATCTTCTACGCCTACGAGCAGCTCCAGGTGGGTGCGGTGATGGCCGGCGACGTTCCGTCGTGGCGGGTGGACTCCATGCCTTACGGCGGCA is a genomic window containing:
- a CDS encoding DUF3857 domain-containing protein; the protein is MSSLRVLLALLLLLSLCASADERPSAARRQAAKKTKPATKTKPKAPKIEAPSPDYSQEPFVFELYKLAWRFENDGTGTREQVARIRVQSDAGVQALGQLVFGYSTANERMEVKYVRVRKADGKVMTAGPDAAQDLPSPIEREAPVYTDFREKHVTVPGLRPGEILEYDIVTTMHTPLVPGQFWLSHDFEKRAIMLDEQLEVDVPRGRTLTLKTQPGFEPKTEDVGNRRIYRWASSNLQPEKKEEAKNRRKKTEGADRPPAVQMTTFSGWEELGKWYAQIERDRVAPTPEIRAKAEELTKGKATDLEKIEALYDYVATNYRYVSLSFGLGRLQPHAAGEILGNQYGDCKDKHTLLASLLASIGIQSDAVLIHSQRKLDPEVAAPSQFDHMITAIPRGDGYLWLDTTTEVAPFQLLLANLRKKQAVVIAEDGSTRLAETPPDPPFVNRSEATVNGKVNELGKLEARVEQRVRGDQEFVMRFLFRRTPRSKWEELAQRMSGWFGLQGDVSDVEATDPANTKQPFELKYKISVPNYVDWSSKESQTYVFLPVITVPDPGPDAAESAEPIKVGSPTEIAVKLQLEIPAAFTVRAPVPLSVTRDYGEYRARYSVEGNTFRAERDLKMLQRELASSRASDYISFRNVMRKDAEQAVAVESKLAGAPGALKDAKADELYEAGLAASRSQNYEVAAQLLKRVVELEPKHKSAWNDLGQVYTAMNRLDDGIQALQKQIEAEPFHSYAYNNLGLVYWRQQKYDEAAKAFQKQLEVNPLDEYAHGNLGSMYCEQSKYSEAVSELETAISLKPDNPNLRVSLGQAYLGLNQPDKAVAAFDKAVEMAPSPTIWNNVAYQMAEKGANLDRAQQYAESAVAAVAASLRNVNLDHVKVQDSALVSGLGAYWDTLGWVHFRKGDLDNAEKYIMASWQLMQHGEVGDHLAQVYAKRGKKEAAIHQYALALAAFRPLPETRGRLAALLGDDKKVDAEIAKAKPDLDALRSVSVPAIGKEAAQADFLVLLSGPKADQVKFVRGDNKLQALAEALRGARFNLQFPDDTPTKILRRGTVSCAAGKSECTFTMVPPDTVSSVN
- a CDS encoding aldehyde dehydrogenase family protein, with amino-acid sequence MAQGTLTQVKEYGFLLDGQLVSRGDPVEVHAPYDKALIGRTFNATPADLEQAIQAAVRAFQTTRRMPSFERRDILNRIAQKIQERADELARLVALEAGKPIRLAQVEVKRAAFTFAVAAEEATRVHGEWLPLDLMESARGRWGIVRRFPLGPVSAIVPFNFPINLAAHKIAPAIAAGCTMVLKPPPQAPLTPLVLAEIIQGSGLPTGALSVLPLTNEAAAPLIADDRFKLLTFTGSTAAGWMMKQKAGKKRVVLELGGNAGVIVHSDADLEQAADRCVAGGFGYAGQTCISVQRILVQRSVCPKFLEMLIPKVRALKLGDPLDPKTDIGPMIRESDAHRAAEWITEALEGGAKLLCGGKRHGAMLEPTVLTATRPSMKVNCQEVFAPLVTVEPYDKFEEAVDIVNDSPYGLQAGVFARDSALIFYAYEQLQVGAVMAGDVPSWRVDSMPYGGTKDSGIGREGLKYAIEDMTESRLLVVNPGGSIK